In candidate division WOR-3 bacterium, the DNA window AGCGTTTCAGTTTGGTCGTCATCGATTTTCTCATATTTCAAAAACTGCATTGTATAACTCGCTTTTCCTTTGGTCATGCTTCTTACGCTTGAAGCGTATCCGAAAGTCTTTGACAAAAAAACCTGCGCGTGAATCAGTTTGAATTTTTTCTTATCCTCGATATGGGAAATTTCTGCTGAAATAGAGTGAAGGCTTTTGATAACTTCTCCGAAATAATCATCAGGAGCGAATATTTCAAGACTCATCAGAGGTTCAAGGATAACTGGCTGCGCTGCGGTACAAGCTTTTTCGAAAACTTCTTCTAACGAGGACAGGACAACAGTTTCGTTGACTTCCTCTCCGGTTTCAACCTTTAAAAGTTTGCATTCAACACCCATGAGAGGATATCCAGCCAAAGGTCCTGGAAAATAATAAGTTTTGAAATCCTCTGCATACCCTTCTATTGTTTTTTTGACGGTGTTGTTTCCGAATTCCCAGTCTTTGGGTAGCACAAATACATTTCTGTGATCCTCAAGAGGTTTAACTTCAAGAGTTATTCTAACACTGTATTTCTTTCCTCCCACTGTTTTACTCACATCCGACAAAGCTCTATGATTCTTGCGAATACTCTCTTTGTAAGCCACTCTCGGATTTCCTAATTTTATCGGAATCTTAAAATCTCTTTTCAGCCTTTCCGCCATTACGTCAATGTATAGTTCTCCCATGCCGGATATTATGAGCTGTCCTGTTTCTTTGTCTTCGGTGAAGCGAAAAGTCGGGTCTTCCTGGGTAAACAAATTTAGCGTTTCACACAATTTTTCCAAATGCGCGGAAACCTTCGGCTCAACTGCCACCGAAACAATGGGTTCAGGAAATTCCGGTTTTTCGAGAAGAAAGTCTCTTTCTGTGTCACTCAATGTGTCTCCGGTATATGAATTTTTCAAACCTGTCACGCCAATAATTTCACCCATCATGGCGGATTCTCTTTCAACTCTTTTATTTGCGTATATTCTGAATATTTTCTGTATGGTCTCGTTGCTTTCAGACGAAAGATTTTTCACTGTCTGTTTTGCTTTCAAATTTCCTTCGTAGATTCTGACAAAATGCACTTTACCTACATGCTCATCGAGAAGTATTTTAAAAACAAGACCCAGAAAAGGGTTGCCTTGTTCAAGGGTTATCTTTTCTATTCTTCCGTATCTTTTCTTCATGACTTCAATTTCATTTACATCCAAAGGGGAAGGCAGAAAGTCAATAATCGCGTCAAGCAAGGGCTGGACTCCGATGTTTCTTCTTGAAGCGCCGCACAACACAGGCACTATTTTCCCCGATATGGTCAATTTCCTTATCTCGGATTTAATCAATTCTTTGTCGGCATCTCCGGTGTTGATGAATTGATCGGCTATTTCTTCGTTGTAATCAGCGAGGAAATCAATCAAAGTGTTTCTCTGGAACTCAATTTCACTTGAAAGGCTCTCGTCGGGAACCTTTTCCTTAAAAGTTGATCCATCGCTGGATTTATCCCAGAAGACAACTTTTCTTTCGATCAAATCGATCACCCCTGAAAAATTTTCCTTTTCACCATAAGGCATATTGATGACAACAGGAAATTGGGAGAACTTTTCTTTTATTTCATCGAGGAGTCCCTTGAAATCTGCTCCAGTTCTGTCAAGCTTGTTTACGAAAACTATTCTCGGAATTTTGTAATTGTCAGCTTGAAGCCAAACGGTCTCTGATTGAGATTCTACTCCTTCGACAGCGCTGAAAATCACAACCGATCCGTCGAGGACTCTTAAAGATCTCTCGACCTCTCCCGTGAAATCTACGTGTCCCGGAGTGTCGATGATATTTATATTGGCTTTTTTCCAAATAAGCGACACAACAGCGGAAGTGATAGTGATCCCTCTCTCTTTTTCCTGGTCGAGGTAATCAGTCGTCGCGCTGCCTTCGTCAACTTCGCCCATTTTGTGCGTTTTACCCGAATAATACAACATCCTCTCTGTTGTAGTAGTCTTGCCGGCGTCTATGTGGGCAATCACCCCAATATTTCTTATGCTTCTCATTTTGCAATCTCGTCTTAAAAAAAATGGTAGCACGTAAGATTTTCTTTATCATGCTGCCGCCTTATAAGAGAAAAAATTATTTTACCACATGTAACTGGCAAAAGCTTTGTTCGCTTCGGCCATTTTATGCGTATCTTCTTTTTTCTTAATAGCGGTTCCTTCTTTGTTGCTCGCGGCTATTAGCTCTGCGGCGAGCTTTTCCTTCATAGTCTTTTCGTTTCTTGCTCTTGATGCTGTCAAAATCCATCTTATGGCAAGAGCTATGCGTCTGTTCGCTGGTACATCAACTGGTATTTGGTAGGTCGCTCCACCTATTCTTCTCGGTTTTACTTCCAGGGTTGGTTTTACATTGTTAACGGCTTTTTCGAATATTTCTATCGGATCCGCGATTTTAAGTTTTTGCGCAACTATATCGAGCGCTCCGTAGACGATCGTCTCGGCTGTACCTTTTTTCCCTCTTTTCATGACTACATTTACAAACTTGCTCACCAACTCGCTGTTGAAATTCGGATCTGGTGGAATTGTTCTTTTGTAAGTTTTATGCTTTCTGGACATCAGTTCCTCCGGTTATTTCTTGGCTTTTTTAGTTCCGTAAAGCGATCTTCCCTGCCTTCTACCTTCAACTCCTGCTGAATCCAGGACGCCTCTGACGATATGGTACCTGACTCCGGGCAAGTCTTTTACCCTGCCTCCCCTGATTAAAACAGTCGAGTGTTCCTGCAAATTGTGACCCTCCCCAGGAATATACGCTGTCACTTCGTAACCATTGCTTAGCCTTACACGGGCAACTTTCCTGAGAGCCGAGTTGGGTTTTTTCGGGCTAGTTGTGTAAACTCTGACACAGACGCCTCTCTTCTGAGGACACTTAGTCAGAGCCGGTGCTTTGGTTTTTTTCTCTATTTTTCTTCTTCCCTTTCTCACGAGCTGATTAATCGTGGGCATCTTTTCCTCCAAATAACATCTTTATTTATTTCTGTTCTTCGTTACTGAGTATCACGACAGAGTCTTCTTTCTTCTCCTCGACTTCATCTTCACCTTCGACTCTTATTGTTCGATAATTTTTCAGACCAGTTCCGGCAGGGATCAGATTGCCTACAATAACATTCTCTTTGATCCCTTCCAGAGTGTCTCTCTTACCTTCTATGGCAGCTGATGTCAATACTTTTGTTGTTTCTTGAAAACTCGCTGCAGATATAAAGCTTTCTGCTGTAAGAGCCGTTTTTGTAACTCCAAGCAAAATGTACCTGTATGTCGCGGGTTTGCCGCCGGCTTTGAGTATTCTGCTGTTTTCAAAAGTAACGGTCTTGCTGTCGACAATTTCTCCTTCTATGAGATTTGTGTCTCCTGAATCCTCGATCTTAACCCTTCTCAAAAGCTGCCTTATGATCAAGGCTATATGACGATCAGAAATTTTAACGCCCTGCAATCTGTAAACCTCTTGAACTTCATTCAAAAGAAATTCCTGAACCGCCAATGGTCCTTTCGCCTGAAGTATGTCCGGTGGGAAAACTTGGCCGTCTGTCAACTTTTCTCCTCCTTCGACAAACTGCCCTTCATGGACGAGAATATGCTTGCCGTAAGGGACAAGATATTCTTTGTCGTCGCCTACTTCACTCAATATCTTTATTATTTTCGAGCCTTTGGTCGTGTCCAGAAATTTTACTTCTCCTTTGATTTCCGATATGATCGCAGCATTTTTGGGTCTCCTCATTTCGAAAAGTTCTTCGACTCTCGGCAATCCCGCAGTTATATCCCTGCTTCTGCTGCTCTCTCTCGGTATTTTGCCGATAATATCACCGGGGGTGACTCTTTTACCGTTCTCTACAATTATGTAGGTGCCTATTGGGACAAGAGATACTTGTTTCTTTTTACCCTGTTTTGAAGGTTCAATCTCAATGGCTGGTATTAGTCCTCTTTCTTTGTGCTCAACAACGAGTACTTGTTTTTCTCCTGTCTGAGGATGAGTCTCGTACCTCATAGTCAAATTTTCAATCAAATCCTTGTACCTGACAATACCTTGAGTTTCAGATAAAATCGGATCTGAAAATGGGTCCCACTCGTATAAAGGCGTATCCGTATCTACATACGCGCCTTCTGTCGCCATTAGAATAGATCCATGGGGAATTTTGTGAGCGACCTCACGCTCTCGACCTTTTATAACTATTTCCCCGTTCCGAGAAATTACAATCTTACTGTCGTCAATTTCCTTTTTGATGGTTTTGATTTTTTGAAATTTCACAGCTCCGGATATTATTGATTTGACCACGGATTGCTGAGCTATTCTCGTCGCGGTTCCACCTATATGGAAAGTTCTAAGGGTCAACTGGGTTCCCGGCTCGCCTATTGATTGAGCGGCGATTATACCCACAGATTCTCCAATGGAGACTATTTTTCCCGTGGATAGATCCTTTCCGTAACATTTCTGACACAGCCCTCTCTCTGCTTCGCAAGTCAGCACCGATCTGATTTTAACCTTGTTTATGTTTTTGTATTCAATTTTTAAAGCGAGCTCTTTTGATATGACCTCGCCTTCACGCACTATTATTTCATGGGTTTGCGGGTCTTCGATGTCATCAAGCGCGAATCTACCCTCAATTCTGTCGGAAAGAGGCTCAATTATTTCTCCTCCTTCTGTCAGTGCTTGAATTTCTATACCCTTTATGGTTCCGCAGTCTTCTTCTGTTATAATTACGTCCTGCGCGACGTCTATTAACCTTCTCGTCAAATAACCGGCTTCAGAAGTTTTCAAAGCTGTATCGGTAAGACCTTTTCTCGCTCCGTGAGAAGATATGAAATATTCAAGAACCTTCAATCCTTCTTTGAAATTAGACAAAACTGGAGATTCGATGATTTCTCCTTTTTGTCCGGTTATTTTCTTTTGAGGCCTTGTCATAAGACCTCTGATGCCTGCAAGCTGCCTTACCTGCTCGCGGCTTCCTCTCGCTCCAGAACTGACCATCATGTAGATTGGGTTGAATCCTTCCCTGTCAGAATGGAAGGTTTCTATCATTCGTTCTTCCACTTCATTCGTAGCTTTTGTCCATGCTTCGACCGTTCTCTGATATTTTTCATTTTCTGTTATTTGGCCTTTTCTGAAATTCTCTCTTATTTTCTCGACTTCATTTTGAGTTTTTTTCAGAATGGAAGGTCTCTCGGGCGTATCGACGAGATCCAGCATACCAAAAGTCACTCCTGAAAATGTGGCGTATCTGAAACCCAGATCTTTGAGGTCATCCAGGAAAATAGCTGTTTTTTCGTTTCCAAACATGTAATTTACGTCAGCTATTATTCCGGCTAGAATTTTTTTCTCGATTACCCTGTTATAAAAAGGCATTCCTTCCGGGAGTATTTGATTGAAGATAACCCTTCCTGGGGTTGTCGTGATTATTTCTTTAGTGATTATTTTATCCTCGTCTCTCCCCTTTGAATCCAGGCCAATAATTCGCCCTTCAACCGGAAATTTTATCAACGCGTGAAGATCAATATTGCAGAATTCACGGGCCATTTCAATCTCTTCAAGGCTCGAGAAATGCATTCCTTCGCCTTTTGCTTTGGACTTTTCTTTTGTGAGGTAGTAAACGCCTAGAACGAGGTCTTTAGTAGGAGCGACTATCGGAGTTCCGTTGGCGGGTGAAAGCAAATTGTTGGAAGACATCATGAGCATGTAAGCTTCGGATTGAGCTTCGAAAGAAAGGGGTAAATGGACCGCCATTTGATCGCCGTCAAAATCAGCGTTGAAAGCCGTGCAAACCAAAGGATGAACTTGTATAGCCTTTTCTTCAATCAAAACCGGCTGGAAGGCTTGAATTCCCAGCCTATGAAGAGTCGGAGCTCTATTGAGAAGCACAGGATGATCTTTGACAATTTCCTCGAGAATGCTCCAGACTTCCGGCGATCCTTTTTCCAAAAGCCTTTCCGCACCCTTTATCGACTGAGCGTGTCCTCTTTCTTCAAGTTTCCGGATTATAAACGGCTTATAAAGTTCAAGAGCAATTTCTTTCGGGAGGCCGCATTGGTGAAGTTTTAAGCGTGGGCCTACGACTATTACTGATCTTCCGGAATAATCCACTCTTTTTCCCAGAAGGTTTGACCTGAACCTTCCCTGTTTACCTTTTAAAACATCAGCCAATGACCTGAGAGGTTTGTTTCCTTTTCCCTTGACGTTTTTGGCTCTTCTTGAATTGTCAAATAACGCATCAACAGCGTCCTGAAGCATTCTCATTTCATTTCTGATAATGATGTCGGGGGCTTTGATGCTTATCAGGCTTTTGAGTCTGTTGTTTCTTGATATAACTCTTCTGTAGAGATCGTTGAGGTCACTCGATGCAAACCTGCCTCCGTCAAGGGCGACAAGAGGTCTGAGTTCCGGAGGTATCACGGGTATTACAGTGAGAATCATGTCTTCAGGGTGATTGTTTGAATTTCTGAACGCCTCAACTACTTTCAGTCTTTTGAGCATTTTTGATTTAGCGTCTTCAGATTTTTCAATTTTTATTCTGGACCTTAGATCCGCCGTCAATTTTTCCAGATCAAGATCCTGAAGAGCTTCCCTTATTCCTTGACCGCCTATGCCGAATTGGACGCTTTTGATGGCATTTTCGTCCATTTTTTCTTCTAGTTCGCTTTTCTGTTCTTCTGAGATAAAACCGCCTCTTTTCAAGCCGTAGGGGTTGTCTTCATTCAAAGAGCCTGTATCAAGGACAATGTAAGCTTCATAAAATAAAATTCTCTGGAGCATATCCTGCGTCATGTTGAGAAGCAATGCAATTCTACTCGGAGTCACTTTGTAAAACCATATATGCGCGACAGGAACAGCGAGTTCGATGTGTCCCATTCTCTCTCTTCTGCTCTTGGAACTTGTGACCTCTACTCCACATCTCTCACAGACTACTCCTCTGTACCTTATGTGTTTATACTTCCCGCAATTGCATTCGTAATCCTTCACCGGACCGAATATTTTCTCGCAGAACAGACCTCCCGGTTCGGGTTTCTGTGTCCTGTAGTTAATTGTCTCCGAGTTCACCACTTCTCCGTTAGACCAGTCCCTTATTACCGTCGGGGAAGCTACGCTCAGTTTAAGAAGATCAATGCTTAGATCAGAAGCTTGATCCTTGTTCAATCTCGAAAAATAGTTGTATTTCAATTTACCTCCTCAAGAGATAAAACTATTTTTTACCTTGCCTCTGCTTTTTTTTACCTTTCTCGATTTCAACATTCATACAAAGACCGTTTAGCTCTTTTACAAGAACATTGAAAGAAGCAGGTAATCCGGGCTCTGGCGGATTATCTCCCTTGATGATGCTCTCATACATTTTTGTTCGGCCGTTTATGTCGTCGGATTTCACGGTCAACATCTCCTGAAGAGTGTAAGCCGCACCGTAAGCTTCTAGAGCCCATACCTCCATTTCTCCGAATCTTTGACCCCCGAAATGGGCTTTTCCGCCGAGTGGCTGTTGAGTGATCATGGAATATGGGCCTATGCTCCTGGCGTGTATTTTGTCGTCAACCATGTGCCCGAGCTTCAACATATACATGTAACCAACTGTTATCTCTCCATCGATCAGTTGTCCAGTTACTCCGTCTTTAAGGGAAACCTTGCCCGATTTTGGAAGTTTTGCCTTTTCAAGGAGACCCTCAATTTCATCTACTGAAATCCCGTCGAAAACCGGAGTTGCGATTTTAATATTCAGTTTTTTAGCCGCCCAACCGAGATGGGTTTCTAGAACTTGACCAATATTCATACGAGAAGGAACTCCAAGAGGGTTCAAAATAACGTCCACTGGCGTTCCATCCTCCATGTAGGGCATGTCTTCTTCAGGGACTATTATTGAGACAACGCCTTTGTTTCCGTGTCTTCCAGACATTTTATCGCCTACGGAAAGTTTCCTTTTTTCCGCGACGTATACATCGATTCTTTTTAAAAGACCGTGCGGAAGATCATCTCCTTGTCTGAGAACCTCTACTTCGTTGTTTCTGCATCTTTCATATTCCTGAATAATGTTCTTCGACTCGAAAAGTATTTTAGAAAGTATAGAAATATCGCTTTTAGGTTTATCCATAATCGAGATTTCATCCCAATCGGTTTCTCTTATTGTTTTGGCGGTTATTTTTTTGCCTTTCGCAATTATTGTGTTGCCATGGAAATCTTCTATGTCGTTTTGAAGAATCACTCCGTCAAAAACCTGGACAATCTTGTCTGTCCTCTCTTTTTTATGTTCGTGTATTTTTTTGTTGTAAAAATCCTCGATTTCCTTGATTTTCTTCTCGTTAGTCTTTTTTTCGTTGGTGGACTGGGTTTTTCTGCTCAAAACCTGAACGTCTATCACGACGCCCTGAACCCCAGGAGGAACACGGAGAGAAGTGTCTCTTACATCCGCAGCTTTCTCTCCGAAAATGGCTTTTAAAAGTTTTTCCTGAGGGGTCAACTCGGTTTCGCCTTTCGGCGTGACTTTCCCGACAAGAATGTCGTCCGGGCCAACCTCAGCGCCTATCCTGATTACTCCGCCTTCATCGAGGTTTCTCGTAGCTTCTTCCCCGACGTTCGGTACTTCTCTGGTTATCTCTTCAGGTCCGAGTTTTGTCTCCCTGACTTCAACGTTGAATTTGTTTATCGTCACTGAGGTAAACGCATCTTCTTTTATCAACTTTTCGCTTATGATAATCGCGTCTTCGAAGTTGTATCCCCTCCAAGACATTAAGGCGACTAGAACGTTTCTTCCCAAGGCGAGTTCCCCGCCGTCTGAAGAAGTGCTGTCGGCTATTACCTGCTTTTCTTTGACTTTGTCTCCGACTTTTACTATCGGTCTCTGATTTACACAGGTGTTTTGGTTTGTCATTTTATATTTCTGCAGCTTGTAAACATCCAGATCTTTTTCTCCAAACACTAAGGGCGAAGTTTTATCAGGTTGAATTCTAATCTCTTCAGAATTGGCAAAAACCACTTCTCCTTTTCTCTTTGCGGTTAAAACAGTATGAGAATCTATTGCTACGACCTTTTCTAAGCCTGTTCCTACTAGAGGAGCTTCCGGTTTTACGAGTGGGACGGCTTGTCTTTGCATATTAGATCCCATCAGAGCCCTGTTGGCCTCATCATGTTCCATAAAAGGAATCAGAGCCGCAGAAACACTCAAAATCTGCGCGGGATGAGCATCCATGTAATCGACCTGATCTTTTGTGACAACAGGATAATCATCCATATACCTGGTCACGAGCTCTTCGTTTATCAACTTTCCATTTTCTTCGATAGGTTCGTTTGCCTGCGCGATGATGAATTTATCTTCGGTGTGAGGAGATAAATATTCGTAATCGTTTTGAACTTTGCTTTTTTCAACTTTTCTATAGGGAGTTTCAATGAAACCATATTCGTTTATTTTTGAATACAAAGCTAAAGATGTAATCAGCCCTATGTTTGGTCCTTCAGGGGTTTCAATCGGGCAAAGCCTGCCGTAATGAGAATGGTGAACATCTCTCACCTCAAATCCCGCGGTATCTCGGGTCAATCCATCGGGTCCCAGGGCGCTCAACCTTCTCTTGTGGGTAATCTCAGCCAAGGGATTTGTCTGCTCCATGTATTGAGAGAGCTGACTCAATCCGAAAAACGCCATCAAAGTACTGCTTACATGTCTTGAGTTGAACAGCATCTGGGGTACAATTTTCTTCGGGTCGCTTTCGAGCATCAATCTGTCTTTCAAGCTTTTGACAACTCTGAGCATCGCCGTGTTGAATTGGTCTTCCAACAACTCTCCGACTCTCCTGACCTGTCTGTTTCCGAGATGATCTATATCGTCCACTTCGAGATTTTTGTTTTTATCGAGAAGTCCGAAAAGGTATTCCAAGATGTGCAAAAAGTCTTCAGGGCAAAGTGAAAGGGTTTTTTCATCCGGCACTTTGCCGAGTTTATCTTTCATCATTTTTCTTCCGACAGCGCCCAAATTATACCTTTTCGGAGAAAAATACATGGTGTTAATGAAATCAATCGCGGCTTCGGAATTCGAAGGATCGGTTGTCCTGAGAAATTTGTAAACATATTCTGCGGCTTCTTCTCGGGTCACTCTTTTTTTTGCTTTGGTGAAAGTTTTTTTTAAAACTTCAAGAGCGGGTAAATTTTCTTCTTTAATGATTTTCAATTCTTTTGTTCCGAAAAGATTAAGCATGTCGAGGGAACCGGCTGTCAGTTCAGATCCTGAAAACATGACTGTTTCACCGGAATTGGGATCCAAAATATCCTCAGCTATTACTCTGCCTATAAGTTTTTCAGATTGTTTTCCGCTAAACTTAGCTATTTTAACCGTTTCTGATCCGAAAAATTTTTCGTAGATCTCCCCTTGGTCGCCGAGTCCTATTGCCTGAAGCCAGATTGTCAAAGGGAAGTGCCTTCTTCTGTCGAGGCTTATGCTCAATGTTTCGTTGTGATCAAGGTTTATGTCAATCCAGGTGCCCTTTTGAGGTATTATTTGGGCGACAATCAGCATTTTACCGGTATGGTGGTATTCGACGTTGAAGAACACCCCCGGGCTTCTGTGAACTTGCGAAACAATGACTCTTTCAACTCCGTTTATAATAAAGCTCGCCTTATTAGTCATGACAGGCAGATCACAGAGAAAGACATCCTGCTCACGAATCTCATCGATTGATTCGTTTTTTTTGTCTTTTATCGCAATTTGTAGTTTGATTTTTAACGGTGCTGCGTATGATTTTCCTTTCCTAATGCACTCCTCAGGATTGTACTTAGGTGGGTCTATTTCATAATTGACAAATCTCAGCTCGCATCTGCCCTGTTGGTCCTCGATGGGAAAAAAATCCTGCAAAACAGCCTGTAGTCCGATATTTTTCCTTTTATTCTGCGGAACGCCTTTTTGTATGAAATTTGCGAATGATTCTCTCTGAACATCGAGGAGGTCAGGTATGGGCAAAGGTGCTTTTAATTTACCATAATTAATTCTTTCACCATTTGTCAATTTTACCTCCATGAAAATTATTCAAAGTCAGATAAATAGAAAGAAACATCTCAGGGGGAAAAAACCCCTGAGACACCTCTTGAAGAATATAAAAGCAACATCAAGCCATTCAATAAGGGATATTACCCGGTTTATTTTATCTCTATAACAGCTCCTGCTGCTTCTAACTGTTTTTTCATATCATCGGCTTCTTTCTTTGTAATGCCTTCTTTAATTTTTGCCGGAATACCTTCAACGAGATCTTTAGCTTCTTTCAGACCCAAGCCCGTTATAGCTCTGACTTCTTTGATTACCGGAATCTTTTTGTCTCCGTATTCTTTCAGGATAACATCAAATTCGGTTTTTTCCTCTTGCTCTTCCGCAGACTGAGCAGGCATTGAACCAGCGGCCATTTGGACAACCGGCGCAGCAGCGGACACTCCGAACACGGTTTCCATCTCTTTTATGAGCTCGGAAAGTTCCATTACTGTGAGCCCTTTAACTAGTTCCAATATTTGTTTGGTAGCCTCAGACATCTAATACCTCCCTATTCTGTTTTATTATTTTCTTTACTTTCTTTTATCGCAGTCATGACCCTGAGAAATCCAGACAGAATGTTGTTTCCCACTGCCATAAAACTTGATATTGGAGCCGCAAAAGTCCCCGTCAATTGACCGAGCAGGACTTCTTTGGGCGGAAGATCAGCTATCTTTTCAATCTCTTCTTTCGAAACCGATTTCCCCTCCAGAAAACCGCCTTTGATAATAGGAAAACCAACTTGTGAAAAGTTTTCTTTGATTATTTTCGCCGGTAATACTGGGTCTTGATAGCCTATTGCAATCGCAGTTGGTCCCGTCAGAATTTCTTCCATTCCAGAGAAACCGTTTTTTTCAAGAGCCAATTTCGTCATTGTATTTTTTACAACTTTAAAATGCAATCCGGCATCTCTGACTTTTTTTCTGAAAGACGTCATTTGAGCGACTGTCATTCCTTTATAATCGCTTATATATATAGCTTTCGCGTCTTTCATTTTTTGCATCAGTTCTTCAACTTGATTCATTTTTTCCTGTGTTGGCATTTTACGCTCCTTGCTTTTCAATATCAGCGGGAAGGTTGAATCACGTCCGCAGTGCTGATTTTCACACTCGGACCCATTGTAGGGCTGAGATAAACAGATTTTATAAAAGTTCCCTTTACTGAAGCCGGTTTACTTTTGACAAGTTCTCTTACAAATTCGTTGACGTTATCGAAAAGATTTTCCGTGGGGAAAGACATTTTCCCTACGGGGACATTGATATTTCCGGATTTGTCGTTCTTGAATTCTATTCTGCCTTTTTTAATTTCTTCGACAACTTCCTTGACATTCATGGTCACCGTTCCAAGTTTTGGATTAGGCATAAGGCCTCTTGGTCCGAGTATTTTTCCTATCATACCGACTTTTCCCATCATCTGTGGAACAGCGACGACAGCGTTAAAATCGAGCCAATTTTCTTTTTTGATCTTGTCAATATATTCATCTCCTCCGACGTAATCAGCACCAGCTTCCTGAGCTTCCTGTGCCTTGTCGCCGGTTGCGAAAACCAGCACCTTGACATTTTTGCCTGTCCCGTGCGGAAGAACTACGCTGCCTCTGACGAGTTGATCAGATTTTCTAGGGTCAATGCCTAATTTGATTGAAACTTCAAGAGTCTCGTCAAATTTTGCGTTGGCAAGATTTTTTACCTTCTCCATCCCTTCTTTGAGGAGATACTCCTGTTTAGAAGAGTGTTCTTTTATAAGATTTTCGTACCTTTTTCCGTGCTTCATTTCATCCTTCTTCCACTAATATTCCCATGCTTCTGGCAGTTCCTTTGACCATACTCATAGCTTTTTCAACAGAAGACGCGGTCATGTCTTGGTATTTCCTTTCGGCAATAACCCTGACTTCTTCTGATGATACGGTGGCGACTTTATTTTTATTGGGTTCGCCTGACCCTTTTGCAATTTTAGCGCTTTTTTTCAAAAGCACGGCAACAGGCGGAGCTTTGACCTCGAATGTAAACGTTTTATCCTTGAAAACCGTAATTACCGTAGGCAAAGGCAGAGGATCCTGACCTCCGGTTTTAGCATTGAAAGTCTTGATAAATTCCGGAATGTTCACCCCGGCTTGACCAAGCGCCGGACCCAAAGGGGGTGCGGGAGTAGCTTGCCCTGCGGGTATCTGAAGTTTGATTATCGCCTGTATTTGCTTCTTCTTTGCTTTTGCCATCGAAGTCCCCTTTTTTTATACTGGTTGAGCGTCGATAAAATCGACTTCGACCGGTGTAGATCTTCCGAATATAGTCACGACAACTTTTAATCTCTGTTTTTCCTCGTTGACATTTTCAACAACACCTATAAAATCCGAAAACGGACCGCTTACTATTTTAACGCTGTCGTTCACTGCAAAAGGAGCAGTGAGTTTGACAATCTTATCCCCTTCTTCCCTTAACTGTTTTAGTTCTCCTTCTTCGAGGCTTTTAAGGGGTATCGGATTTTTTCCGCCCAAGAAACTTATTACGTTGGGTAAATCCGTAATCCTGTTTAACACCTCTTTATCAGGTTTCATTCTAATGAAGATGTAACCTGGGTAAAGGTTTTTTGGCTTTACGACCCTTTTGGCTGATTTACTGCTTCTGACGACTTTTGAGCTCTTTTTTATCGGTGTGTAAATCTCGTGAATGAATTTTCCTAATTCCG includes these proteins:
- the rplL gene encoding 50S ribosomal protein L7/L12 gives rise to the protein MSEATKQILELVKGLTVMELSELIKEMETVFGVSAAAPVVQMAAGSMPAQSAEEQEEKTEFDVILKEYGDKKIPVIKEVRAITGLGLKEAKDLVEGIPAKIKEGITKKEADDMKKQLEAAGAVIEIK
- the rpoB gene encoding DNA-directed RNA polymerase subunit beta produces the protein MEVKLTNGERINYGKLKAPLPIPDLLDVQRESFANFIQKGVPQNKRKNIGLQAVLQDFFPIEDQQGRCELRFVNYEIDPPKYNPEECIRKGKSYAAPLKIKLQIAIKDKKNESIDEIREQDVFLCDLPVMTNKASFIINGVERVIVSQVHRSPGVFFNVEYHHTGKMLIVAQIIPQKGTWIDINLDHNETLSISLDRRRHFPLTIWLQAIGLGDQGEIYEKFFGSETVKIAKFSGKQSEKLIGRVIAEDILDPNSGETVMFSGSELTAGSLDMLNLFGTKELKIIKEENLPALEVLKKTFTKAKKRVTREEAAEYVYKFLRTTDPSNSEAAIDFINTMYFSPKRYNLGAVGRKMMKDKLGKVPDEKTLSLCPEDFLHILEYLFGLLDKNKNLEVDDIDHLGNRQVRRVGELLEDQFNTAMLRVVKSLKDRLMLESDPKKIVPQMLFNSRHVSSTLMAFFGLSQLSQYMEQTNPLAEITHKRRLSALGPDGLTRDTAGFEVRDVHHSHYGRLCPIETPEGPNIGLITSLALYSKINEYGFIETPYRKVEKSKVQNDYEYLSPHTEDKFIIAQANEPIEENGKLINEELVTRYMDDYPVVTKDQVDYMDAHPAQILSVSAALIPFMEHDEANRALMGSNMQRQAVPLVKPEAPLVGTGLEKVVAIDSHTVLTAKRKGEVVFANSEEIRIQPDKTSPLVFGEKDLDVYKLQKYKMTNQNTCVNQRPIVKVGDKVKEKQVIADSTSSDGGELALGRNVLVALMSWRGYNFEDAIIISEKLIKEDAFTSVTINKFNVEVRETKLGPEEITREVPNVGEEATRNLDEGGVIRIGAEVGPDDILVGKVTPKGETELTPQEKLLKAIFGEKAADVRDTSLRVPPGVQGVVIDVQVLSRKTQSTNEKKTNEKKIKEIEDFYNKKIHEHKKERTDKIVQVFDGVILQNDIEDFHGNTIIAKGKKITAKTIRETDWDEISIMDKPKSDISILSKILFESKNIIQEYERCRNNEVEVLRQGDDLPHGLLKRIDVYVAEKRKLSVGDKMSGRHGNKGVVSIIVPEEDMPYMEDGTPVDVILNPLGVPSRMNIGQVLETHLGWAAKKLNIKIATPVFDGISVDEIEGLLEKAKLPKSGKVSLKDGVTGQLIDGEITVGYMYMLKLGHMVDDKIHARSIGPYSMITQQPLGGKAHFGGQRFGEMEVWALEAYGAAYTLQEMLTVKSDDINGRTKMYESIIKGDNPPEPGLPASFNVLVKELNGLCMNVEIEKGKKKQRQGKK
- a CDS encoding 50S ribosomal protein L10 → MPTQEKMNQVEELMQKMKDAKAIYISDYKGMTVAQMTSFRKKVRDAGLHFKVVKNTMTKLALEKNGFSGMEEILTGPTAIAIGYQDPVLPAKIIKENFSQVGFPIIKGGFLEGKSVSKEEIEKIADLPPKEVLLGQLTGTFAAPISSFMAVGNNILSGFLRVMTAIKESKENNKTE
- the rplK gene encoding 50S ribosomal protein L11; the protein is MAKAKKKQIQAIIKLQIPAGQATPAPPLGPALGQAGVNIPEFIKTFNAKTGGQDPLPLPTVITVFKDKTFTFEVKAPPVAVLLKKSAKIAKGSGEPNKNKVATVSSEEVRVIAERKYQDMTASSVEKAMSMVKGTARSMGILVEEG
- a CDS encoding 50S ribosomal protein L1; this translates as MKHGKRYENLIKEHSSKQEYLLKEGMEKVKNLANAKFDETLEVSIKLGIDPRKSDQLVRGSVVLPHGTGKNVKVLVFATGDKAQEAQEAGADYVGGDEYIDKIKKENWLDFNAVVAVPQMMGKVGMIGKILGPRGLMPNPKLGTVTMNVKEVVEEIKKGRIEFKNDKSGNINVPVGKMSFPTENLFDNVNEFVRELVKSKPASVKGTFIKSVYLSPTMGPSVKISTADVIQPSR